Proteins from a genomic interval of Trifolium pratense cultivar HEN17-A07 linkage group LG6, ARS_RC_1.1, whole genome shotgun sequence:
- the LOC123891832 gene encoding UBP1-associated protein 2C-like, with amino-acid sequence MKEKKDLKKRKIDETRNNSEGELRLLMEPLAKPVLIDLLYKLGSNDPSIAAMIETIAYADHVHRKLFVHDLSLNTTSQSLCNAFKVYGEIEDGNVIVYENTQKSRGFGYILYKDVKSAQKALSVPSKLIDGRQTLCMLARDEGKSKTSDTSLRRLYIGNLSPEVTDGMLHDYVGSLGDIEECNIVYQKDSYVSRGYGFVTYKTVEAAKEAIADLHRSTFKGRNIIVNYATNPYKGGGGQSSVPPTAALPVPAPYYNSVPPGPSTSTYQTHGYGQGPYPRHYNQNQ; translated from the exons atgaaagaaaagaaggatttgaagaagagaaaaatagaTGAGACAAGAAACAACAGTGAAGGAGAACTTAGACTTCTCATGGAACCTCTTGCCAAACCTGTACTCATTGATCTTCTCTATAAACT AGGTTCCAATGACCCTTCAATTGCAGCAATGATAGAAACTATTGCATATGCTGATCATGTCCATAGAAAGCTTTTTGTTCATGACTTGTCCTTGAATACCACTTCACAATCTTTGTGTAAT GCATTTAAAGTGTATGGAGAAATTGAGGATGGGAATGTGATTGTTTATGAAAACACTCAAAAATCACGAGGATTTGGATATATCCTTTACAAAGATGTGAAATCGGCTCAGAAAGCATTGAGTGTACCTAGCAAGTTAATCGAT GGAAGACAGACTCTGTGTATGTTAGCTCGTGATGAGGGCAAAAGCAAAACTAGTGATACTTCACTGAGAAGGCTTTATATTGGAAACTTATCACCAGAAGTAACAGATGGAATGCTGCACGACTATGTTGGAAGCCTTGGTGATATTGAGGAATGTAACATTGTATATCAAAAGGATTCATATGTATCACG TGGATATGGCTTCGTTACATACAAGACAGTAGAGGCTGCAAAGGAAGCTATAGCTGACCTACATCGCAGTACATTTAAG GGAAGAAATATAATTGTGAACTATGCTACTAATCCCTACAAGGGTGGAGGTGGTCAGTCGTCTGTTCCTCCAACGGCAGCCTTACCTGTGCCTGCACCATATTATAATAGTGTCCCCCCTGGACCTTCTACTTCTACTTATCAAACACATGGTTATGGACAGGGTCCTTATCCTCGGCATTACAACCAAAACCAATGA
- the LOC123891783 gene encoding uncharacterized protein LOC123891783 yields MSKKKEMEDLENNNGDFVSNEEIRIFIESLTKPQLVDLLSQLGSKYPSIAQEIESFANVDRARRNLNAFQVHGKSTQSAPRKSTQSASSAPNKFVRGVCMLDDETRRIRSAPDLSERNLFIENLSAQVTREMLLDYFERHGDIEECLLVCQRRAGSKVSSYSGIVTYKTAEAAKKAIDDLDQTTLGGRTITVKYYDTLYGGGQPSVPARIAPMEALHMSPEYVEGYTYPRPGAPYAAPRYPYPQTGAPFAASPYPYPRTDPPYAVSPYPYPRTDAPHGAPPYPYPRTAARFALPPYPYPQTDAPSYAASRYP; encoded by the exons ATGAGTAAGAAGAAAGAAATGGAGGATTTGGAAAACAACAATGGTGACTTTGTTTCCAATGAAGAAATTAGAATTTTCATTGAATCTCTTACCAAACCTCAACTCGTTGATCTTCTCTCTCAACT AGGGTCCAAATATCCTTCAATTGCACAAGAAATAGAAAGTTTTGCAAATGTTGATCGTGCTCGTCGAAACCTTAAT gcATTTCAAGTGCATGGAAAATCGACTCAGAGTGCACCAAGAAAATCGACTCAGAGTGCATCGAGTGCACCAAACAAGTTTGTTCGT GGAGTATGTATGTTAGATGATGAGACCAGAAGAATCAGAAGTGCTCCTGATCTTTCCGAGAGAAATCTTTTTATTGAAAACTTATCAGCACAAGTAACAAGGGAAATGCTGCTCGACTATTTTGAGAGGCATGGTGATATAGAGGAATGTTTACTTGTATGTCAACGTCGCGCGGGTTCAAAGGTATCAAG TTATTCTGGCATCGTTACATACAAGACAGCAGAGGCAGCAAAGAAAGCGATAGATGACCTAGATCAAACGACTCTTGGG GGAAGAACTATAACTGTAAAATATTATGATACATTATATGGAGGTGGTCAGCCGTCTGTTCCTGCAAGAATAGCTCCAATGGAAGCCTTACATATGTCTCCAGAATATGTTGAGGGTTACACATACCCCCGACCTGGTGCACCATATGCCGCACCACGTTATCCATACCCCCAAACAGGTGCACCATTTGCTGCGTCTCCTTATCCATACCCCCGAACTGATCCACCATATGCCGTGTCTCCTTATCCATACCCCCGAACTGATGCACCACATGGTGCACCACCTTATCCATACCCGCGAACTGCTGCAAGATTTGCTTTACCTCCTTATCCATACCCCCAAACCGATGCACCATCATATGCCGCGTCTCGTTATCCATGA
- the LOC123891547 gene encoding transcription termination factor MTEF18, mitochondrial-like → MIDFRKLRLTFTVFNFTQNRTILKPSLNPRFFSTQNSLQLDVKPKLRSKSAIKEAQSALLEYLHSTRSLQFLDADNMCKNSPFFLQNLVEKSLKNENTINTKRLISRYLRYHPINEFEPFFESLGLKPSEYAPLLPRGLIFLNDDPLLMENYHTLCNYGVPRSKMGKIFKLAPQVLSFENGVLNLKLKAYENLGISPSILVNAVAVSPCLLVGDVNFEFVKVVEILKSIVAKGGDGDVDSGLIQWHFLDEASCKWGLMLELLCWLSDAGFSEEQLAEIIRRSPCVVFEESGGKTLSMIGFLTKFGLSVNQIVPVFLEFPQIRMVKFFANLRMCFQLLTEIEMEAAEIGKIFQSHTLFVGSSTLKTTKSLLGCLNVGKKRLCSIVQDDPFVMKNWVLGKRVKPLVSIREAEEEKSKAGKTEFLLRLGYVENTKQMNSAFKIYRGKGAELQERFDFIVKAGLTRDEVCRMIRVSPQILNQNTDTVKTKIEYLEKQGYSVSDLGPRPRFGL, encoded by the exons ATGATCGATTTTAGAAAACTCAGATTAACATTCACAGTTTTCAATTTCACCCAAAATCGCACCATTCTTAAACCCTCACTAAACCCTAGATTTTTTAGCACACAAAATTCCCTTCAATTAGATGTAAAACCTAAACTTCGCTCAAAATCAGCGATCAAAGAAGCTCAATCTGCATTGCTTGAATATCTTCATTCCACGAGAAGCTTGCAATTCTTAGACGCAGATAACATGTGCAAAAACTCaccttttttccttcaaaatctCGTCGAAAAATCCCTAAAAAACGAGAATACGATTAACACAAAAAGGTTAATTTCTCGTTACTTACGTTACCATCCCATTAACGAATTTGAACCCTTTTTCGAGAGTTTGGGTTTGAAGCCTTCTGAATATGCACCATTGCTTCCTCGGGGTTTGATTTTTCTCAATGATGATCCTCTTTTGATGGAGAATTATCATACTTTGTGTAACTATGGGGTTCCTCGATCCAAAATGgggaaaattttcaaattagCGCCTCAGGTTTTAAGCTTTGAAAATGGGGTTTTGAATTTGAAGCTTAAGGCTTATGAAAATTTGGGTATTTCACCTTCCATTTTAGTGAATGCTGTTGCTGTGAGTCCATGTCTTTTGGTTGGTGAtgttaattttgaatttgttaaGGTTGTGGAGATTTTGAAGAGTATTGTTGCTAAGGGTGGTGATGGTGATGTTGATAGTGGTTTGATTCAGTGGCATTTTTTGGATGAGGCTTCTTGTAAGTGGGGTTTAATGCTCGAGCTCTTGTGCTGGCTTTCTGATGCTGGTTTCAGTGAGGAACAGTTGGCTGAGATTATTCGTCGTAGTCCTTGTGTTGTTTTCGAGGAATCAGGAGGTAAGACACTCTCTATGATTGGCTTTTTGACCAAATTTGGATTGTCTGTGAACCAGATTGTGCCTGTGTTTCTGGAGTTTCCGCAGATTCGGATGGTCAAGTTTTTTGCTAACTTGAGGATGTGTTTTCAGCTTTTGACTGAAATTGAGATGGAAGCTGCAGAGATTGGAAAGATTTTCCAGTCTCACACATTATTTGTGGGTTCCTCCACTCTCAAGACTACAAAGAGTTTGCTTGGCTGCTTGAATGTTGGCAAGAAACGTCTCTGTAGCATTGTGCAGGATGATCCTTTTGTAATGAAGAATTGGGTTCTGGGAAAGAGAGTTAAGCCTTTGGTTAGCATAAGGGAGGCAGAAGAGGAGAAATCGAAGGCGGGGAAGACAGAGTTCTTGTTGCGCTTAGGATATGTGGAAAATACGAAACAAATGAATTCGGCATTTAAGATATACAGAGGTAAGGGAGCTGAGCTTcaagaaagatttgattttattgttAAAGCTGGCTTGACACGCGACGAAGTTTGTAGAATGATTAGAGTTTCCCCTCAGATTCTCAATCAGAACACAGATACGGTCAAGACGAAGATTGAGTACCTTGAAAAACAAGGATATTCTGTATCAGATTTA GGTCCGCGGCCGCGATTTGGGTTGTGa